From one Bacteroidales bacterium genomic stretch:
- a CDS encoding DUF5009 domain-containing protein: MTEPVNKTGRVASLDALRGFDMLWIMGGNMIIIGLATLTGWPFLEAAARQMEHVSWHGFAFYDMIFPLFLFIAGVSLPFSMAKRKERGDTGLQIWKHMLTRLVLLIFLGMIYNGLLRLNFGHIRVASVLGRIGIGWFFAAVIVLYANRTWRWIWFAVILLGYWTIMALIPAPGFKAGDLSWEGNLVGYIDRLLLPGWLYEQNYFDPEGILSALPAIGTALLGALTGDFLRDEKRLPKPVQKGIAILMAGIVALIIGRLWHNVFPVNKKLWTSSFVVYAGGWSLILLGIFYLIIDVWGKKKWAFFFQVIGMNSIVSYLMQPMLCLWCVRNFFFEGLINHLPEAWKTLADGLTYTLVCWLVLYFFYKKKIFVKI; encoded by the coding sequence ATGACTGAACCAGTGAACAAAACCGGCCGTGTGGCTTCTCTTGATGCCCTTCGTGGCTTCGACATGCTATGGATTATGGGCGGCAACATGATTATTATAGGTCTGGCAACCCTCACCGGATGGCCATTCCTTGAGGCCGCCGCCCGGCAGATGGAACATGTTTCCTGGCACGGATTTGCCTTCTATGATATGATTTTTCCTTTATTTCTGTTTATTGCAGGAGTTTCTTTGCCTTTTTCCATGGCAAAACGAAAGGAGAGGGGCGACACAGGCCTGCAGATCTGGAAACACATGCTTACAAGGCTCGTGCTCCTTATTTTCCTGGGGATGATTTACAACGGACTTCTGCGGCTTAATTTCGGACATATCCGCGTTGCCAGTGTTCTTGGCCGCATCGGTATCGGCTGGTTTTTTGCGGCCGTAATCGTTCTTTATGCCAACCGTACCTGGCGGTGGATATGGTTTGCTGTCATCCTCCTCGGATACTGGACCATTATGGCGCTCATACCTGCACCGGGCTTTAAGGCCGGCGATCTTTCCTGGGAAGGGAACCTGGTGGGGTACATCGACCGCCTTCTTCTGCCCGGCTGGCTGTATGAACAAAATTATTTCGATCCGGAAGGAATTCTCTCCGCCCTGCCGGCTATAGGAACAGCTCTGCTGGGCGCTCTCACCGGCGATTTCCTGCGCGATGAAAAACGGCTTCCAAAACCGGTGCAGAAAGGAATTGCTATTCTGATGGCCGGCATCGTGGCCCTTATTATCGGCCGGCTCTGGCACAATGTGTTTCCTGTTAATAAAAAACTATGGACAAGCTCATTTGTCGTTTATGCCGGAGGGTGGAGCCTTATCCTCCTCGGGATATTTTACCTCATTATTGATGTGTGGGGCAAGAAAAAATGGGCCTTTTTCTTCCAGGTAATCGGCATGAATTCCATCGTAAGCTACCTGATGCAGCCCATGCTCTGTTTATGGTGTGTGCGGAACTTCTTTTTTGAAGGTCTGATAAACCACCTGCCGGAGGCATGGAAAACATTGGCCGACGGGCTTACCTATACCCTGGTTTGCTGGCTGGTGCTATACTTCTTTTATAAGAAAAAGATCTTTGTGAAGATTTAG
- a CDS encoding ImmA/IrrE family metallo-endopeptidase — protein MKSPSQTFTAIDELLQRSRKHMHSEEFKKFIEFLGRFPDYAYFNRMLVYLQNPEVTLFGSHTFWQSNFNRIVRDDAKPYIVLVPFGPVGLVFDIMDTEGHVSPEDLLNEVTNGGPFSVKGSFTEAQLEAVIKEAYQWGIEVIYVPANYFLAGNVRKFGNGKITIGLNKNLGPAENFATLLHEMGHLFAGHLGGMQLTRKREQQNQQDQQNQQNQNKKTRKEHVSIFYHYVSKDAEEIEAETISWLICRRFGIGTKSAEYLAKCNLSAEVLSEISRELMIKVADMIFQLFCKDLFKLNGKIVRKEKEPFRNLIDIFS, from the coding sequence ATGAAAAGTCCTTCACAAACCTTCACGGCCATTGATGAGCTTTTACAGCGCAGCCGTAAGCATATGCATTCGGAAGAATTCAAAAAGTTCATTGAATTTTTAGGACGTTTCCCTGACTACGCCTATTTTAACAGAATGCTGGTTTACCTTCAGAATCCTGAGGTAACACTTTTCGGAAGCCACACTTTCTGGCAAAGCAATTTCAACAGGATAGTCAGGGACGATGCAAAGCCCTACATAGTGCTGGTGCCATTCGGGCCGGTGGGACTGGTGTTCGACATTATGGATACCGAAGGCCATGTCAGCCCGGAGGACCTATTGAATGAAGTTACCAACGGAGGACCTTTTTCGGTTAAAGGAAGTTTTACTGAGGCACAGCTGGAAGCAGTAATAAAAGAGGCTTATCAATGGGGTATCGAGGTCATTTATGTACCGGCGAATTATTTTCTTGCGGGGAATGTAAGAAAATTTGGGAATGGCAAGATTACAATAGGACTTAATAAAAATCTCGGTCCGGCCGAGAACTTTGCCACCCTTCTTCATGAAATGGGCCACTTGTTTGCAGGCCATCTGGGAGGGATGCAGCTTACCAGAAAGAGAGAACAACAGAATCAGCAGGATCAGCAAAATCAACAAAATCAAAATAAAAAGACCAGAAAAGAACATGTGAGTATTTTTTACCATTATGTATCAAAAGATGCTGAAGAAATTGAAGCCGAAACGATCAGCTGGCTGATATGCAGGCGTTTCGGGATCGGAACCAAGTCGGCTGAATATTTGGCAAAATGTAATCTGAGCGCAGAAGTTCTTAGTGAAATCAGCCGTGAATTAATGATCAAGGTTGCCGACATGATTTTTCAGTTGTTCTGCAAGGACCTGTTTAAGTTAAATGGAAAAATAGTAAGAAAAGAAAAAGAACCTTTTCGTAATCTGATCGATATATTTTCCTGA
- a CDS encoding glycoside hydrolase family 127 protein, with translation MSVVLLIMAGCRKPSAGDYPIKPVPFTQVQVTDSFWLQKIETNRTVTIPFAFRKSEETGRIANFAVAGKVIPGKFCSKYGYDDSDVYKIIEGASYSLATHPDPKLEAYLDSLANLIAKAQEPDGYLYTMRTINPDSSWAKNRWERDPLGSHELYNVGHFYEAAVAHYQATGKRTLLDVAIKNADLLVNTFGPDKLHITPGHPETEIGLVKLYRATGNKKYLELARFFVDQRGKRDPDANPKYYREYILTHKPLLEQDEAVGHAVRALYLYAGATDIAAIMNDKAYLEHMDKLWEDVVYRKIYITGGVGAWPAWEAFGPAYALPNDTAYAETCAAIANVLWNQRMFLLHGDSKYIDVLERSLYNGVISGYSLDGTRFFYPNPLESDGKTPFNMGSCTRQEWFDCSCCPSNLARFIPSVPGYIYAFRRDTVYVNLFISSRATIIMGNNALVLEQETRYPWDGKVKLTLHPAPAMKTILAVRIPGWVQGKPLPGDLYSYLNSFDATPQVVVNGQPVSANFSNGYLLLNYPWKDGDVAELEFPMAVRKVIANPLVKDDEGKLAVERGPVVYCAEGADNPFSLDNISVPEDAEFEPVWKPELLKGVVILKGTALTADKKAGTREVTLIPYYAWSNRGCNPMKVWFRRAEGQPKE, from the coding sequence ATGTCTGTTGTTCTATTGATAATGGCAGGATGCAGAAAACCATCTGCAGGCGACTATCCGATTAAACCTGTTCCCTTTACCCAGGTTCAGGTTACCGACAGCTTCTGGCTCCAGAAAATAGAAACCAACCGGACCGTGACCATCCCGTTTGCTTTCAGGAAAAGCGAGGAAACCGGGCGCATCGCCAACTTTGCCGTAGCCGGAAAGGTTATCCCGGGTAAGTTCTGCTCGAAATATGGTTATGACGATTCTGACGTATACAAGATTATTGAAGGGGCTTCATATTCACTGGCTACGCACCCGGATCCGAAACTGGAGGCATACCTGGATTCGCTGGCCAACCTGATTGCAAAAGCACAGGAACCGGATGGCTATTTATATACCATGCGGACCATCAACCCTGACAGTTCGTGGGCAAAGAACCGCTGGGAGAGAGATCCGCTCGGCAGTCATGAATTGTATAATGTGGGCCACTTTTATGAAGCGGCTGTGGCCCATTATCAGGCCACAGGAAAACGTACCCTGCTCGATGTGGCCATTAAAAATGCCGACCTGCTGGTAAATACCTTCGGGCCTGACAAACTACATATTACTCCCGGGCATCCGGAAACAGAAATCGGCCTGGTTAAACTGTACCGGGCTACCGGCAATAAAAAGTACCTTGAACTGGCCCGGTTTTTTGTCGATCAGAGAGGGAAAAGGGACCCCGATGCCAATCCGAAATACTACAGGGAATATATCCTGACCCATAAGCCCCTGCTCGAGCAGGATGAAGCGGTTGGCCATGCTGTCAGGGCACTCTATCTGTATGCCGGAGCCACCGATATAGCCGCTATAATGAACGATAAAGCCTATCTGGAACATATGGATAAACTCTGGGAAGATGTGGTGTACAGAAAAATCTACATTACCGGCGGGGTAGGAGCATGGCCTGCATGGGAGGCCTTCGGCCCGGCTTATGCTTTGCCCAATGATACCGCGTATGCCGAAACCTGTGCCGCTATAGCCAACGTCCTCTGGAACCAGCGCATGTTTCTTCTGCACGGCGACAGCAAATACATTGATGTGCTGGAACGTTCGCTTTACAACGGGGTCATCTCGGGTTATTCGCTCGACGGAACCAGGTTTTTCTATCCAAATCCGCTCGAATCGGACGGAAAAACTCCTTTCAACATGGGCTCCTGTACCCGCCAGGAATGGTTCGACTGCTCCTGTTGCCCTTCCAACCTGGCACGGTTTATTCCTTCCGTTCCGGGATATATTTATGCCTTCCGCAGAGATACCGTGTATGTCAATCTCTTTATCAGCAGCCGCGCTACCATTATTATGGGCAATAATGCCCTCGTACTGGAGCAGGAAACACGCTATCCATGGGACGGAAAAGTGAAGCTCACCCTTCATCCGGCTCCTGCAATGAAAACCATTCTTGCTGTCCGGATTCCGGGATGGGTTCAGGGAAAGCCACTCCCGGGCGATCTCTATTCCTACCTGAATTCCTTTGACGCTACTCCGCAGGTTGTGGTGAACGGTCAGCCGGTTTCCGCAAACTTCTCAAACGGATATTTGCTTCTCAACTATCCCTGGAAAGATGGGGATGTTGCTGAACTGGAATTCCCCATGGCGGTGCGTAAAGTAATTGCCAATCCGCTGGTGAAGGACGACGAAGGGAAACTGGCCGTCGAACGCGGACCTGTTGTCTATTGTGCTGAAGGAGCTGACAATCCGTTCAGCCTCGATAATATTTCAGTTCCTGAGGATGCTGAATTTGAACCGGTCTGGAAACCGGAACTGCTGAAAGGAGTCGTTATCCTTAAAGGAACGGCACTGACTGCTGATAAAAAAGCCGGAACCAGGGAAGTAACGCTTATTCCTTACTACGCCTGGTCAAACCGGGGCTGCAATCCCATGAAAGTCTGGTTCCGGAGAGCGGAAGGACAGCCTAAAGAATAA
- a CDS encoding zinc-binding alcohol dehydrogenase codes for MKTYRVWVPEINKAELSEFDFDEKINNPNEVILKNLFSHVSAGTELACLAGLESFFPIPNVPGYTAVAEIVEKGSNVPFSVGDVVYTYGPHAAYFKIDITDRWHGVCVKVPEGLEHDVAAFTHMAGIAMTAIRVSGIELGDKVAVTGLGAIGILAGQLARLQGAMVFGTDPEEFRRNLALQCGIDAVIDPAATHPADEIRRITGGEGVSTLIEASGNSSALESMLDAVALNGEIILLGSPRNPYQTNLTETLRHFHLLPWNHTLKGALEFTFPTQPIPFVKHSIERNAQIIMNLMKEEKLNIEPIYTHRLSPSLAAMAYEGLRNRKDEFVGVVFDWSQL; via the coding sequence ATGAAAACCTATCGTGTCTGGGTTCCTGAGATCAACAAAGCGGAACTCTCGGAATTTGATTTTGACGAAAAAATCAATAATCCCAACGAAGTTATTCTGAAGAACCTGTTTTCGCATGTTAGTGCGGGAACTGAGCTGGCCTGCCTGGCCGGTCTGGAAAGTTTTTTCCCCATTCCGAATGTGCCGGGTTACACAGCAGTAGCTGAGATTGTGGAAAAAGGGAGCAATGTACCTTTTTCTGTCGGGGATGTTGTTTACACCTACGGGCCGCATGCGGCTTATTTTAAAATTGATATCACCGATCGCTGGCATGGGGTATGTGTTAAAGTACCGGAAGGGCTGGAGCATGATGTTGCGGCGTTCACCCATATGGCCGGGATTGCCATGACGGCCATCAGGGTATCGGGAATCGAACTGGGCGACAAAGTAGCCGTAACCGGTCTTGGTGCCATCGGAATTCTGGCCGGCCAGCTTGCGCGTCTTCAGGGAGCCATGGTATTTGGCACTGACCCGGAAGAGTTCCGGCGTAATCTTGCCCTGCAGTGCGGAATTGATGCAGTGATCGACCCCGCGGCAACTCATCCTGCTGATGAAATCCGAAGGATTACCGGCGGGGAAGGTGTCAGTACGCTCATCGAAGCATCGGGAAACTCATCCGCTTTGGAATCAATGCTCGATGCCGTGGCACTGAACGGTGAAATTATCCTCCTTGGTTCACCCCGAAATCCTTACCAGACCAATCTTACAGAAACCCTCCGTCACTTCCACCTTCTGCCATGGAACCATACCCTGAAAGGTGCACTGGAATTTACCTTTCCTACGCAACCTATTCCCTTTGTCAAGCACAGCATCGAACGGAATGCACAGATCATTATGAACCTTATGAAGGAAGAAAAGCTCAACATTGAGCCAATTTATACCCATCGGCTGTCTCCCTCCCTTGCCGCCATGGCTTACGAAGGCCTCAGAAACAGGAAAGATGAATTTGTCGGAGTGGTTTTTGACTGGTCTCAACTCTAA
- a CDS encoding Gfo/Idh/MocA family oxidoreductase — protein MRKYTIGIIGAGMIAEKHIQAFQKTGRAEITWVARKDKSRLNGFASRYGIPRGTDDYRELLADPELEAVVITSPPYLHRDMFIDALRAGKHVLLEKPAAINRKQLHEMLEARHRFPHLKVLDCSCRHARLQPKFRFVKEYIRSGQLGEVYFIHHNGVFRNGRPGIEYHPAAKWFLNKELAGGGPMIDWGVYDLSFHLGLLNDEPELKKVHHAFVTSGLDKKDPGTPVYNVEEHGMALLEFDNGLRYYWERAAHANVEAPHETRIYGTKGGLKFAFCSWDSPLITFFDSENDGTGNARRVDTEVDMSSHIDDDYALAEHFIGLLDGKEDPLMPIERAAKHLEIIFKVYEAAGVKLP, from the coding sequence ATGAGAAAATACACTATTGGAATTATCGGAGCCGGCATGATTGCCGAAAAGCACATTCAGGCATTTCAGAAGACCGGAAGGGCAGAGATCACATGGGTAGCCCGAAAGGACAAATCGCGCCTCAACGGGTTTGCCTCCCGCTATGGAATTCCGCGCGGCACGGACGATTATCGTGAATTGCTTGCTGATCCGGAATTGGAAGCGGTAGTAATAACATCGCCCCCCTACCTGCACCGTGATATGTTTATTGATGCATTAAGGGCCGGGAAACATGTCCTGCTTGAAAAGCCGGCTGCCATCAACCGGAAACAGCTTCATGAAATGCTGGAAGCACGGCACCGTTTTCCTCACCTGAAGGTACTTGACTGTTCCTGCCGCCATGCCCGGCTACAGCCTAAGTTCAGGTTTGTAAAGGAATACATACGCTCAGGACAACTGGGTGAAGTCTATTTCATCCATCACAACGGGGTATTCAGGAATGGGCGTCCGGGCATTGAATACCATCCTGCTGCCAAGTGGTTTCTCAACAAGGAACTGGCCGGAGGAGGGCCAATGATTGACTGGGGAGTATACGACCTCTCCTTTCATCTGGGTTTGCTTAATGATGAGCCGGAACTGAAGAAAGTGCATCATGCCTTTGTAACTTCCGGTCTGGACAAAAAAGATCCCGGAACTCCGGTATACAATGTAGAGGAACATGGAATGGCTCTGCTGGAATTTGATAATGGCCTCCGGTATTACTGGGAAAGAGCCGCCCATGCCAACGTGGAAGCACCCCATGAAACCCGGATTTACGGAACAAAGGGCGGACTCAAATTTGCTTTTTGCAGCTGGGATTCTCCTTTGATAACCTTCTTTGACTCAGAAAACGACGGAACGGGAAATGCCCGCCGGGTTGATACGGAAGTTGACATGAGTTCCCACATTGATGACGATTATGCCCTGGCCGAACACTTTATCGGGCTTCTTGACGGAAAGGAAGATCCCCTGATGCCCATTGAACGGGCGGCAAAGCACCTGGAAATCATTTTCAAAGTATACGAAGCAGCAGGGGTAAAACTCCCCTGA
- a CDS encoding creatininase family protein, with protein sequence MKKTVFVLVALFASAHLLMAQTQAKADSPLPVKYEELTAPDFVKAVEKSGGVCIIPLGIMEKHGPHMPLGTDLIAARNLAVNAARTEYAVVFPEYYFGQINEARHQPGTIAYSPELTWKLLQETCNELARNGFSKIVLVNGHGGNNDFLHYFVFCQNAEPHPYQLYLYEPQIPDSEMEQAEKLVKSKVEEMHAGERETSEMLAIRPDLVKLEAVKTESGDDQARMNNLPDFFTALWWYARFPNHYAGDAQYANAQLGKLLIDIQVKHLAKALRQVKDDTTLKKLQEQYQKESANPLKVK encoded by the coding sequence ATGAAAAAAACCGTATTTGTTCTGGTTGCCCTGTTTGCGTCGGCCCATTTGCTCATGGCTCAGACGCAGGCAAAAGCCGATAGTCCTCTTCCGGTTAAATACGAAGAGCTGACTGCTCCTGATTTTGTCAAGGCGGTCGAAAAATCCGGAGGGGTTTGCATCATCCCTCTGGGTATAATGGAAAAACACGGGCCTCATATGCCGCTCGGTACCGACCTTATTGCGGCCCGTAATCTGGCTGTAAATGCTGCCAGAACGGAATATGCCGTTGTTTTCCCGGAATACTATTTCGGCCAGATTAACGAGGCCAGGCACCAACCGGGAACCATTGCCTACAGTCCTGAATTAACCTGGAAGCTGTTGCAGGAAACATGCAATGAGCTGGCGCGCAACGGGTTCTCGAAAATTGTGCTGGTGAACGGGCATGGCGGAAACAATGATTTCCTGCATTATTTCGTCTTTTGCCAGAATGCAGAACCCCATCCGTACCAGCTTTATTTGTATGAGCCGCAGATACCCGATTCTGAAATGGAACAAGCTGAGAAGCTTGTCAAATCAAAGGTAGAAGAAATGCATGCCGGTGAACGGGAAACATCCGAAATGCTTGCCATACGTCCCGACCTGGTGAAACTGGAAGCAGTTAAAACAGAGAGCGGTGATGACCAGGCCCGGATGAATAATCTGCCTGATTTTTTCACAGCCCTCTGGTGGTACGCCCGCTTCCCCAACCATTATGCCGGTGATGCGCAGTATGCCAACGCCCAGCTGGGGAAACTGCTGATCGATATCCAGGTAAAGCACCTGGCGAAGGCTCTGCGGCAGGTGAAAGACGATACAACCCTTAAGAAACTCCAGGAGCAGTATCAGAAAGAATCGGCTAACCCGTTAAAAGTGAAATAA
- a CDS encoding MFS transporter: MSKLTLKEKIGYSAGEIGSTISWQGMMFFLGFFYTDIFGLPAITAGYLLFLPRFFDAFVDPIVGIIADRTNTRWGKFRPYILWFFIPYSILMVLMYVTPDFSLTGKTIYAYITYILMMIIYSLIMTPYNALGGVITNDHIDRTSLQSYRFLMAFAGGLLIRGLTKPLANLFGGGYNPANDMPMNPQKGFMLTMLVFAIISLAAFYFTFASTKERVAPPPKQRTPLLTDLKDLINNRPWIILFFVSTLNLIYVGAWSASMAYFFKYYMSVKTLQVFGFNTGYDLFSAFNVFGSIIIILVLAFPVSNWLAKHFGKRNTLVVCFSLVAASIAGFYLCRPADAGLTLFFQFIQSAAAAPTMPLVWSMYADAADYSEWKNNRRATGLVFSAVVMGQKAGIALGSAITLWVLGKAGYNQEIMQQTGSALTAIRYSMSLIPGAIALVTAFLCILYPLTNAKMDQIQAELSLRRQNETVTTM, from the coding sequence ATGAGTAAACTGACTTTAAAAGAAAAGATTGGATATAGTGCCGGCGAAATAGGAAGCACCATCAGCTGGCAGGGGATGATGTTCTTCCTTGGATTTTTCTACACCGATATTTTCGGGCTTCCAGCCATTACCGCCGGATATCTTTTATTTCTTCCGCGTTTTTTTGACGCATTTGTCGACCCGATTGTGGGGATAATTGCCGACAGGACCAATACCCGTTGGGGAAAGTTCAGACCATATATTCTCTGGTTTTTCATACCTTACAGTATCCTGATGGTTCTGATGTATGTTACGCCCGATTTCAGCCTTACAGGAAAGACGATCTATGCGTATATTACCTATATTCTGATGATGATCATCTACTCCCTGATCATGACCCCGTATAATGCCCTGGGAGGAGTGATCACGAATGATCATATTGACCGCACCAGCTTACAAAGTTACCGGTTTCTTATGGCCTTTGCAGGCGGACTTCTCATACGGGGGCTGACAAAGCCACTGGCCAATCTGTTTGGCGGGGGGTACAATCCGGCTAACGATATGCCCATGAATCCGCAGAAAGGATTTATGCTGACCATGCTGGTTTTTGCCATTATCAGCCTGGCGGCGTTTTACTTCACCTTTGCCAGCACAAAAGAAAGGGTAGCTCCTCCGCCGAAACAGAGAACACCACTTCTTACCGACCTGAAGGATCTGATCAACAACCGTCCCTGGATCATCTTGTTTTTCGTATCAACCCTGAATCTTATCTATGTCGGTGCCTGGTCGGCTTCCATGGCCTATTTCTTTAAATACTACATGTCGGTTAAAACCCTTCAGGTTTTTGGGTTCAATACAGGTTACGATTTGTTTTCGGCTTTTAATGTATTTGGTTCCATTATCATCATTCTCGTTCTGGCCTTTCCTGTTTCCAACTGGCTGGCAAAACATTTCGGAAAGAGAAATACCCTGGTTGTTTGTTTCAGTCTGGTAGCTGCTTCCATAGCGGGCTTTTATTTGTGCAGGCCTGCGGATGCCGGGCTGACACTGTTTTTCCAGTTTATCCAGTCGGCTGCTGCCGCCCCGACCATGCCGCTGGTTTGGAGCATGTACGCCGATGCTGCTGATTATTCGGAATGGAAGAATAACCGCCGCGCCACAGGACTGGTTTTTTCGGCTGTTGTTATGGGACAAAAGGCCGGCATAGCCCTGGGCTCCGCCATTACCCTCTGGGTACTGGGTAAAGCCGGTTATAATCAGGAAATCATGCAGCAAACCGGTTCTGCACTCACGGCCATACGGTATTCGATGAGTCTTATTCCGGGTGCTATAGCCCTGGTCACAGCATTCCTGTGCATTTTATACCCACTTACCAATGCCAAAATGGATCAGATACAGGCTGAACTTAGCCTTCGCCGGCAGAATGAAACCGTAACAACAATGTAA